From one Jatrophihabitans sp. genomic stretch:
- a CDS encoding amidohydrolase family protein — translation MTDLIDVHSHFVTEEYVLEATRAGHQQPEGMPRWASWSAAEHLALMDQAGVRTSMLSVSSPGTHFGDDEAARRLSRCLNEFGIEQVHAHPGRFGHFASLPFPDVSGSLVELAYALDVLGSDGVALLSNAHGVYLGDERYEPVYAELDRRGATVFVHPVSPPNWQAVSLNRPRPMLEFLFDSARTASDLVLRGVLTRYPDIDWIFSHSGGALPVLAERIQLFGEMLPGGVAGGLAGGRPVSEQLGKLWYDIAGTPFPNAAEALVRAFGCERVLYGSDYCWTPGPGVLSQVASVDAAPQPDGDTWRRLTTRNAERLIPRLRLEDPVSRPSVGS, via the coding sequence GTGACCGATCTCATCGACGTGCATTCCCACTTCGTCACCGAGGAGTACGTCCTTGAGGCCACCCGCGCCGGCCACCAGCAGCCGGAAGGGATGCCGCGCTGGGCGAGCTGGAGCGCCGCTGAGCACCTCGCCCTGATGGATCAGGCCGGGGTGCGGACCTCGATGCTGTCGGTGTCCTCGCCCGGAACCCACTTCGGCGACGACGAGGCGGCTCGGCGGCTGAGCCGGTGCTTGAACGAATTCGGGATCGAGCAGGTGCACGCTCATCCTGGCCGGTTCGGGCACTTCGCGTCGTTGCCGTTCCCCGATGTCAGCGGCTCGCTTGTCGAATTGGCCTACGCCCTCGACGTCCTGGGCTCGGACGGGGTAGCGCTGCTCAGCAACGCGCACGGGGTCTATCTGGGAGACGAGCGGTACGAACCGGTGTACGCCGAGCTGGATCGCCGCGGCGCGACGGTCTTCGTGCACCCGGTGTCACCGCCGAACTGGCAGGCCGTGTCGCTGAACCGGCCGAGGCCGATGTTGGAGTTCCTCTTCGACTCGGCCCGGACGGCCAGCGATCTGGTGCTGCGGGGAGTGCTGACCCGCTACCCCGACATTGATTGGATCTTCTCGCACAGCGGCGGCGCGTTGCCCGTCCTTGCCGAGCGGATCCAGCTGTTCGGCGAGATGTTGCCCGGCGGCGTAGCAGGTGGGCTGGCCGGTGGCCGGCCGGTGTCGGAGCAGCTCGGCAAGCTCTGGTACGACATCGCCGGCACCCCGTTTCCGAATGCCGCCGAGGCCCTGGTTCGCGCGTTCGGATGCGAGCGGGTGCTCTATGGCAGCGACTACTGCTGGACGCCGGGACCGGGCGTGCTGTCACAGGTGGCGTCGGTGGATGCCGCGCCGCAACCCGATGGCGACACCTGGCGCCGCCTGACCACACGCAACGCCGAGCGGCTGATTCCGCGGCTGCGGCTGGAGGACCCGGTGTCGCGGCCGTCGGTCGGCTCATGA
- a CDS encoding beta-ketoacyl synthase N-terminal-like domain-containing protein has product MTPEGEHGQLEPVAIIGMGCRFPGGITSPGAFWQLLQDNLDALGEVPAHRWQSYAARGPDYARAVGRAIKYGGYLDDIEGFDADFFGISPREAELMDPQQRVSLEVAWETLENAGIAPSSLAGSDTSVFMGVCCDDYGRRLLEDLPRLEAWTGIGSSMCAVANRVSYALDLRGPSVVIDTACSASLVAVHQACQSLRSGETSLALAGGVMLVASPSFALVLDAAGALSPDGTSKAFDAAANGYVRSEGCAVLALKRLADAHRDGDQVLAVVRGSAVCQDGRTNGIMAPSEDAQAHLVRQACRNAGVSPASIDYVEAHGTGTSVGDPIEIRALTATVGADRDPGRPCLIGSVKTNIGHLEAASGVAGIIKLVLSLRAGEIPATLSRAGLNPNIDWDGSGLEVVAENTAWPESGEHPRRGGVGNYGYGGTLAHVIVEQAPPVLRAAVRSAPVAGELLFPLSGASVAGLRANAAQLADWLRADEDTPLTAIGHTLAAGRSALGTRACVVAGDRAELAGRLDQLAAGRPAAGLSSGQVLRGATPPAAVWVFSGHGAQWSGMGRDLLRTEPLLGATFDEIEEIYQAELGFSPRQAVLDGDLGDVGQIQAMTFAMQVGLARIWRGYGLEPAAIIGHSVGEIAATVAAGMLELTDAARLICRRSRLLRRVAGQGAMAMVNLPFEQAEARLAGRADVTAAIAASPVSTVLSGSAAAVEQLLEQWPAEGLTLRRVNSDVAFHSAQMDDLVPDLLAGAADLPAQPGRSAVYNTALADPRANPPRDAGYWAANLRNPVRFAEAIGAAIDDGHRIFLEVSTHPVVAHSIMETLAARQLTDGVVVATLKRDRPERPTLLDNLGVLHCLGVGLDWSALYPDRELAGLPTTAWQHRRYWVDAVQAEPQGHLQHDVDSHTVLGHHTLVQGSSPVSLWQTRIDDFSRPYPGGHKVLDTEILPAAVVLTTFLAAAGGSGLTDVVLRVPIALTTQRDLQAVRQDDSLRLSSRLAGQASDQSWLTHSTAEVAKAQDRDAGRLAPALIDAGTDELDPGCVMGRLNDIGVVGIGFPWQALAVRRSAEHLLVRMAADPDRLMATATWGSLFDGGLSAAPILFPGLPRLRMPSRLSEVSVHGDPPAEAIVSVRLVDVQWGEGQDRDQAEDVEVDVTIADLDGAVLAEMLGVHFGVVQQAALPEPGASEGVRDQLDQQWHELPAPELAGYVDSAVRGVVSSELRMDPTDLDVHRPLSEMGVDSLLSESIRQQLNRRFGIALPSSLLWDRPSVAAVAEFLADSLLNSRASADERPAA; this is encoded by the coding sequence TTGACTCCTGAAGGTGAGCACGGCCAGCTCGAGCCTGTCGCGATCATCGGAATGGGTTGCCGGTTTCCCGGTGGAATCACTTCCCCGGGCGCCTTCTGGCAGCTGCTGCAGGACAACCTCGACGCCCTGGGCGAGGTGCCGGCGCACCGCTGGCAGTCCTACGCGGCAAGGGGCCCCGACTACGCTAGAGCGGTCGGGCGGGCCATCAAGTACGGCGGATACCTCGATGACATCGAGGGTTTCGACGCGGACTTCTTCGGAATCTCGCCACGCGAGGCCGAACTCATGGACCCTCAGCAGCGGGTGAGCCTCGAAGTCGCCTGGGAGACCCTGGAAAACGCCGGCATCGCGCCGAGCAGCCTGGCCGGCAGCGACACCAGCGTGTTCATGGGGGTCTGCTGCGACGACTACGGGCGCAGGCTGCTGGAAGACCTGCCGCGGTTGGAGGCCTGGACGGGCATCGGCTCGTCGATGTGCGCCGTGGCCAACCGGGTCTCCTACGCCCTGGACCTGCGCGGTCCCAGCGTGGTGATCGACACCGCCTGCTCGGCATCGCTGGTCGCGGTGCACCAGGCCTGCCAGAGCCTGCGATCCGGTGAGACCTCACTCGCCCTGGCCGGCGGGGTGATGCTGGTGGCCAGCCCGAGCTTCGCGCTGGTACTCGACGCTGCCGGCGCGCTCTCACCCGACGGGACCTCGAAGGCCTTCGACGCCGCGGCCAATGGATACGTGCGCAGCGAGGGATGCGCGGTGCTGGCGCTGAAGCGGCTCGCCGACGCCCACCGTGACGGCGACCAGGTGCTCGCCGTCGTGCGCGGCAGCGCCGTGTGCCAGGACGGCCGGACCAACGGCATCATGGCGCCCAGCGAGGACGCGCAGGCCCACCTGGTGCGGCAGGCCTGCCGCAACGCCGGGGTGTCCCCGGCCTCGATTGACTATGTGGAAGCGCACGGAACCGGAACCAGCGTGGGCGATCCCATCGAGATCCGGGCGCTGACCGCCACCGTCGGCGCTGACCGGGACCCTGGCCGGCCCTGCCTGATCGGCTCGGTGAAGACCAACATCGGCCACCTGGAGGCTGCCTCCGGAGTGGCGGGAATCATCAAGCTGGTGCTGTCCCTGCGCGCGGGCGAGATTCCGGCGACCCTGTCGCGGGCCGGGCTCAACCCGAACATCGACTGGGACGGCTCGGGCCTCGAGGTCGTCGCCGAGAACACCGCCTGGCCCGAGTCCGGCGAGCATCCGCGCCGGGGCGGGGTCGGGAACTACGGCTACGGCGGGACGCTCGCGCACGTGATCGTCGAGCAGGCGCCCCCGGTGCTCCGGGCTGCCGTCCGTTCTGCCCCGGTCGCGGGGGAACTGCTGTTCCCGCTGTCCGGAGCGTCCGTCGCCGGCCTGCGGGCCAACGCCGCCCAACTGGCCGACTGGCTCAGAGCCGACGAGGACACCCCGCTCACCGCGATCGGCCACACCCTCGCGGCCGGACGATCCGCCCTCGGCACGCGGGCCTGCGTGGTAGCCGGGGACCGCGCGGAGCTGGCCGGTCGGCTGGACCAGCTTGCGGCCGGCCGGCCGGCCGCCGGCCTCAGCTCGGGGCAGGTGCTGCGCGGCGCGACGCCGCCGGCCGCGGTCTGGGTGTTCTCCGGGCACGGGGCCCAGTGGTCGGGAATGGGCCGTGACCTGCTGCGCACCGAGCCGCTGCTCGGCGCGACCTTCGACGAGATCGAGGAGATCTACCAGGCCGAGCTGGGGTTCTCGCCCCGGCAGGCGGTGCTGGACGGTGACCTTGGCGATGTCGGCCAGATCCAGGCGATGACCTTCGCCATGCAGGTGGGCCTGGCCCGCATCTGGCGCGGGTACGGCCTGGAGCCGGCCGCGATCATCGGCCACTCGGTCGGCGAGATAGCGGCCACGGTCGCCGCCGGCATGCTGGAGCTGACCGATGCCGCCCGACTGATCTGCCGCCGCTCGCGGCTGCTGCGACGAGTGGCGGGACAGGGCGCGATGGCAATGGTGAACCTGCCGTTCGAGCAGGCCGAGGCCAGACTGGCCGGCCGCGCGGACGTGACCGCCGCCATCGCGGCATCGCCGGTGTCCACCGTACTCAGCGGCAGCGCCGCCGCGGTGGAGCAGCTGCTGGAGCAGTGGCCGGCCGAGGGCCTGACACTGCGGCGGGTGAACTCCGACGTGGCTTTTCACAGCGCGCAGATGGACGATCTGGTTCCGGACCTGCTCGCCGGGGCGGCCGACCTGCCAGCCCAGCCGGGCCGGAGCGCGGTCTACAACACCGCGCTCGCCGATCCACGGGCCAACCCGCCGCGCGACGCCGGTTACTGGGCGGCCAACCTGCGCAACCCGGTCCGGTTCGCCGAGGCGATCGGCGCCGCGATCGACGACGGCCACCGGATCTTCCTGGAGGTGTCGACCCATCCCGTGGTGGCGCACTCGATCATGGAGACGCTGGCGGCTCGCCAGCTGACCGACGGCGTCGTGGTCGCCACGCTCAAGCGCGATCGTCCCGAACGGCCCACGCTGCTGGACAACCTGGGCGTCCTGCACTGCCTGGGGGTCGGGCTGGACTGGTCCGCCCTGTACCCCGACCGGGAATTGGCAGGGCTGCCCACCACGGCCTGGCAGCACCGGCGTTACTGGGTCGATGCCGTCCAGGCGGAGCCGCAGGGGCACCTGCAGCACGACGTCGACAGCCACACCGTGCTCGGTCACCACACCCTGGTGCAGGGCAGCTCACCGGTGTCGCTGTGGCAGACCCGGATCGACGACTTCAGCCGCCCCTACCCCGGCGGGCACAAGGTGCTCGACACCGAGATCCTGCCGGCCGCCGTGGTGCTGACCACCTTCCTCGCGGCCGCCGGCGGATCAGGTCTCACCGATGTCGTGCTGCGGGTGCCGATCGCCCTTACCACGCAACGCGATCTGCAGGCCGTCCGGCAGGACGACTCGCTGCGGCTGAGCTCGCGGCTGGCCGGCCAGGCCAGCGACCAGTCCTGGCTCACCCACTCCACGGCCGAGGTCGCGAAGGCGCAGGACCGGGACGCCGGCCGGCTGGCGCCCGCGCTGATCGACGCCGGCACCGACGAGCTCGATCCGGGCTGCGTGATGGGCCGGCTGAACGACATCGGCGTGGTCGGCATCGGCTTTCCGTGGCAGGCGCTGGCGGTTCGCCGCTCTGCCGAGCACCTGCTGGTCAGGATGGCCGCGGACCCGGACCGGCTGATGGCCACCGCGACCTGGGGCTCGCTGTTCGACGGCGGGCTGTCAGCGGCGCCGATCCTGTTTCCCGGCCTGCCACGGCTGCGGATGCCGAGCCGGCTGAGCGAGGTGAGCGTGCACGGCGATCCGCCGGCAGAGGCGATCGTCAGCGTCCGGCTGGTCGATGTGCAGTGGGGCGAAGGCCAGGACCGCGACCAGGCCGAGGACGTCGAGGTGGACGTCACGATCGCCGACCTGGACGGGGCCGTGCTCGCCGAGATGCTCGGGGTGCACTTCGGGGTGGTTCAGCAGGCGGCGCTTCCCGAACCGGGAGCATCAGAGGGCGTGCGCGACCAGCTGGACCAGCAGTGGCACGAGCTGCCGGCCCCCGAGCTTGCCGGCTACGTCGACTCGGCGGTGCGGGGGGTGGTGTCGTCCGAGCTGCGGATGGACCCCACCGATCTCGACGTGCACCGCCCGCTGTCGGAGATGGGGGTCGACTCGTTGCTCAGCGAATCGATCCGGCAGCAGCTGAACCGGCGATTCGGGATCGCGCTGCCCAGCAGCCTGCTCTGGGACCGGCCCAGCGTGGCGGCGGTGGCCGAGTTCCTGGCGGATTCGCTGCTCAACTCCCGCGCCTCGGCGGACGAGCGCCCCGCGGCCTGA
- a CDS encoding methyltransferase, with amino-acid sequence MTTASAPYVEMMRMLHAPLITQALVVAAELGIADLLTGGPRTVESLAAEVEVDADGLYRVLRALAGSGVFCEVSARTFGSTPLADTLRAGGEHSLRNWARLWGLPERHAAIGDLLHSVRTGQPSFEHLHGLSWWAQLATRPDQAAVFDAAMGDLARRLHAATVDAYDLSGVGRLLDIGGGRGHLVAALLRRYPHLRAAVFDQPEVVRHAWKVLAGAGVADRGEVISGDFFTSVPAGADAYLMSMILHDWNDAQVVGILTNTRQAMGEHSELLVVDAIVPPGNTAHDGKLRDLIMLTLHPGRERTEAEFAALFARAGLRLRETREVAASTGLLVAVRAS; translated from the coding sequence ATGACCACAGCAAGCGCGCCGTACGTCGAGATGATGCGGATGCTGCACGCGCCGCTGATCACCCAGGCGTTGGTGGTGGCCGCCGAACTTGGAATCGCGGACCTCCTCACCGGCGGGCCGCGCACCGTGGAGAGCCTGGCCGCCGAGGTCGAGGTGGACGCGGACGGCCTGTACCGGGTGTTGCGGGCGCTGGCCGGATCAGGGGTGTTCTGCGAGGTGTCGGCGCGCACCTTCGGCTCCACCCCGCTGGCCGACACCCTGCGGGCCGGCGGCGAGCACTCGCTGCGCAACTGGGCGCGGTTGTGGGGTTTGCCCGAGCGGCACGCCGCGATCGGTGACCTGCTGCACAGCGTCCGCACCGGGCAGCCGTCGTTCGAGCACCTGCACGGCCTGAGCTGGTGGGCGCAGCTGGCCACGCGGCCGGACCAGGCCGCGGTGTTCGACGCCGCGATGGGCGATCTGGCCCGCCGGCTGCACGCGGCCACCGTGGATGCCTATGACCTGTCCGGAGTGGGGAGGCTGCTGGACATCGGCGGCGGCCGAGGGCACCTGGTGGCGGCCCTGCTGCGCCGGTACCCGCACCTGCGGGCTGCCGTCTTCGACCAGCCCGAGGTGGTGCGCCACGCTTGGAAGGTGCTGGCCGGCGCCGGGGTGGCCGACCGCGGCGAGGTGATCAGCGGCGACTTCTTCACCTCGGTGCCCGCCGGCGCCGACGCCTACCTGATGTCGATGATCCTGCACGACTGGAACGACGCCCAGGTGGTCGGCATCCTGACGAACACCCGGCAGGCCATGGGAGAGCACAGCGAGCTTCTGGTGGTCGACGCCATCGTGCCACCCGGAAACACCGCGCACGACGGCAAGTTGCGCGATCTGATCATGCTCACCCTGCACCCCGGCCGCGAACGCACCGAGGCCGAGTTCGCCGCGCTGTTCGCCCGGGCCGGCCTGCGGCTGCGCGAGACTCGAGAAGTGGCCGCGTCCACCGGGCTGCTGGTGGCGGTCCGGGCGTCCTAG
- a CDS encoding PEP/pyruvate-binding domain-containing protein, with protein MPAAFTRGLDDPACRDPREFGGKAAGLAGLCAAGLPVAPGFAIGAAAYRAFLDESGLRAAVVAALEGGDPAAAADQLGAQLAAAPTPAAVDAEIRQRYQRLCEQSGVADLDVAVRSSATAEDSATASFAGEFQTWVDVVGAEDVLAHVRRCWSSVFAAQAIGYARNSGLDPAAVEMAVVVQRTVRARAAGVMFTISPVTGDRSRIVIEASWGLGLAVVGGEVTPDRWVIDKVGLGIVEFTPGDKRIEYRRGGAAVGVDPARWAQPCLTDAQVISLARLGKQIERQQGCPQDLEFAVEQDQPAGRELVLLQRRPETVWSSRPHRPRFDASHPVTRWISGAVTGNRAGG; from the coding sequence GTGCCGGCGGCATTCACCAGAGGGCTGGACGATCCGGCCTGCCGGGACCCGCGCGAGTTCGGAGGCAAGGCCGCGGGCCTGGCCGGGCTCTGCGCGGCAGGGCTGCCGGTGGCCCCGGGGTTCGCCATCGGCGCCGCGGCCTACCGCGCCTTTCTCGACGAGTCGGGATTGCGGGCCGCCGTGGTCGCCGCGCTCGAAGGCGGCGATCCGGCCGCGGCCGCCGACCAGCTCGGAGCACAGCTGGCGGCGGCCCCGACCCCGGCGGCGGTGGACGCCGAGATCAGGCAGCGTTATCAACGCCTGTGCGAGCAGTCCGGCGTCGCCGACCTCGATGTCGCGGTCCGATCCAGCGCCACCGCTGAGGATTCGGCGACGGCCAGCTTCGCCGGAGAGTTCCAGACCTGGGTGGACGTCGTTGGGGCTGAGGACGTGCTGGCCCATGTGCGGCGCTGCTGGAGCAGCGTTTTCGCGGCCCAGGCCATCGGCTATGCCCGCAACAGCGGCCTGGACCCGGCCGCCGTCGAGATGGCGGTGGTCGTGCAGCGGACGGTGCGAGCCCGCGCGGCCGGGGTGATGTTCACCATCTCACCCGTCACCGGAGACCGGTCCCGGATCGTGATCGAGGCGAGCTGGGGCCTGGGCCTGGCCGTGGTCGGCGGCGAGGTCACCCCGGACCGCTGGGTGATCGACAAGGTGGGACTCGGCATTGTGGAGTTCACGCCCGGCGACAAGCGGATCGAGTACCGCCGCGGCGGCGCTGCTGTCGGCGTCGACCCGGCACGCTGGGCGCAGCCCTGCCTGACCGACGCGCAGGTGATCTCGCTGGCCCGGCTGGGCAAGCAGATCGAGCGGCAACAGGGCTGCCCGCAGGACCTGGAGTTCGCAGTCGAGCAGGACCAGCCGGCCGGCCGGGAGCTGGTGCTGCTGCAGCGCCGGCCGGAGACCGTCTGGTCCAGCCGGCCGCACCGGCCGCGATTCGACGCCAGCCATCCGGTGACCAGGTGGATCAGCGGCGCGGTGACCGGTAACCGCGCCGGCGGCTAG